Proteins encoded within one genomic window of Phycisphaerae bacterium:
- a CDS encoding GspH/FimT family protein, with protein MLELVLVLVIIGVVSAVVVPRFGASVARYRLEAAAQRVTADLRLVRQRAQQASLAQTIVFDAVADTYGVATMPDPDHPNGTYLVRLDRAPYEVNLVSADFGGDAELVLDGHGQPDSGGTLVLRLGTSQQTLTVSAETAQVTVSEEHVTTVEEAVATPLP; from the coding sequence ATGCTCGAACTCGTGCTGGTCCTCGTGATTATCGGCGTTGTTTCCGCGGTGGTCGTGCCGCGCTTCGGCGCGAGTGTTGCGCGGTACCGGCTGGAGGCGGCGGCGCAGCGGGTCACCGCCGACCTGCGCCTGGTCCGGCAGCGCGCCCAGCAGGCCAGCCTGGCGCAGACGATCGTCTTCGACGCGGTGGCCGACACGTACGGCGTTGCGACCATGCCGGATCCGGACCATCCGAACGGCACGTATCTGGTCCGGCTCGACCGGGCCCCGTACGAGGTCAACCTGGTGAGCGCCGACTTCGGCGGCGACGCGGAACTGGTTCTTGACGGCCACGGCCAACCGGACAGCGGCGGCACGCTGGTCCTGCGGCTGGGCACGAGCCAGCAGACACTGACGGTAAGCGCGGAAACCGCGCAGGTGACGGTGAGTGAAGAACACGTGACCACGGTGGAAGAGGCCGTGGCAACGCCTTTGCCATGA
- a CDS encoding carbohydrate binding domain-containing protein, protein MNVVVHHRPTGGARRGSVYLAVLSIALVVSVIGVSALVGIRNEQAALRLTENAVQADFLAQSAFDLALRTLMENTSWRTTYTNNTWAALGVVGDAALAFKLVDEADGVLAGDPNQPVRLYARSALAGAIRIYSARVARSGSGNLVTNGGIESGTTGWTARYCTLTAQSSSSHSGNQNLQVRSRTYSYSGPYQDLTTALRNGATYNIEVWARMESGGTNMQIWLGVDGSGSSFTWFGGATTWVGTSWTQISTTITPTWTGSLTEAWLAIDTYASGSTGNFRIDDVVVVESNPDRRLAPVPGTWRREIRTGLAEAGEPIPAGALVAR, encoded by the coding sequence ATGAACGTCGTCGTGCACCATCGGCCAACGGGCGGCGCACGTCGCGGCAGCGTTTACCTGGCGGTGCTGAGTATCGCGCTGGTTGTGTCGGTCATCGGCGTGTCGGCGCTGGTGGGCATCCGCAATGAGCAGGCCGCGCTGCGGCTGACGGAGAACGCGGTGCAGGCCGATTTCCTGGCCCAGTCCGCGTTCGACCTGGCGCTGCGGACCCTGATGGAAAACACGAGCTGGCGGACGACGTACACCAACAACACCTGGGCCGCGCTCGGCGTCGTCGGTGACGCGGCGCTGGCGTTCAAGCTGGTCGATGAGGCCGACGGGGTGTTGGCGGGTGACCCCAATCAGCCCGTGCGCCTGTATGCCCGCAGCGCCCTGGCGGGCGCCATACGTATCTACAGCGCACGCGTTGCGCGCAGCGGGAGCGGTAACCTGGTCACCAACGGCGGCATCGAAAGCGGCACCACCGGCTGGACCGCGCGCTACTGCACGCTCACGGCTCAGAGCAGCAGTTCGCACAGTGGTAACCAGAACCTGCAGGTGCGCAGCCGGACGTACTCGTATTCCGGCCCGTACCAGGATCTTACCACCGCGCTCCGCAATGGCGCGACCTACAACATCGAAGTCTGGGCCCGCATGGAATCGGGCGGCACCAACATGCAAATCTGGCTGGGCGTGGACGGCTCGGGCAGCAGTTTCACGTGGTTCGGCGGGGCGACGACGTGGGTGGGAACTTCCTGGACGCAGATCAGCACGACGATCACGCCAACGTGGACCGGCTCATTGACGGAGGCGTGGCTGGCGATCGACACGTACGCATCCGGGTCCACGGGCAACTTCCGCATCGATGACGTCGTGGTGGTGGAGTCGAACCCGGATCGCCGGCTGGCGCCCGTGCCAGGCACCTGGCGGCGCGAGATCCGCACCGGGCTGGCCGAGGCTGGCGAGCCGATTCCGGCCGGCGCGCTGGTCGCCCGCTGA
- a CDS encoding NUDIX hydrolase: protein MPVERNYCARCGQPVATRAVHGRPRVVCPACETVFYENPLPVAASVVLNARREVLLVKRRRPPHAGMWCLPMGFAELGETIADAASRELREEAGVVGRVVRLLDADSLPNEHYGDLLIVTFEIEKIGGREQAGDDAEDVRYCPIGQHPPLAFASNEKALQACVAAHQEGWEIHDSLVRLESHAEKALLSDDLADRVEQQAEEIAGVWLADVRANPSTPSYQALAETLLLARATRSLAQFTRWLRGDVADDEVRAFYRDLAGQYRPQGFGLPEVLSALTLLKKHIWTALWTHGVGERPIDSYRVLEFNRRMALFFDKAMYHLARGYELAAAE from the coding sequence ATGCCCGTAGAGCGGAACTACTGCGCGCGCTGCGGCCAGCCGGTCGCGACCCGCGCGGTCCACGGCCGACCGCGCGTGGTCTGCCCCGCCTGCGAGACCGTCTTCTACGAGAACCCCCTGCCGGTCGCGGCCAGCGTCGTGCTCAACGCCCGCCGCGAGGTGCTGCTGGTGAAACGCCGGCGGCCGCCGCACGCCGGCATGTGGTGCCTGCCGATGGGCTTCGCCGAGCTGGGCGAGACGATCGCCGACGCGGCCAGCCGCGAGCTGCGCGAAGAGGCCGGCGTGGTGGGCCGCGTCGTGCGGCTGCTCGACGCCGACTCGCTGCCGAACGAGCACTACGGCGACCTGCTGATCGTGACGTTTGAGATCGAGAAGATCGGCGGCCGCGAGCAGGCCGGTGACGACGCCGAAGACGTGCGCTACTGCCCGATCGGCCAGCATCCGCCGCTGGCGTTCGCCTCGAACGAAAAGGCCCTCCAGGCGTGTGTCGCCGCCCACCAGGAAGGCTGGGAGATCCACGATTCGCTGGTGCGGCTCGAATCTCACGCCGAGAAGGCGCTGCTCTCGGACGACCTGGCCGACCGCGTCGAACAGCAGGCGGAGGAGATCGCGGGCGTGTGGCTGGCCGACGTGCGCGCCAACCCCAGCACGCCTTCCTACCAGGCCCTGGCGGAGACCCTTCTGCTCGCCCGGGCCACGCGCTCGCTCGCCCAGTTTACCCGCTGGCTCCGCGGGGACGTTGCAGACGACGAGGTGCGCGCGTTCTATCGCGACCTCGCGGGGCAATACCGCCCGCAGGGCTTCGGCCTGCCCGAGGTGCTCAGCGCGCTCACGTTGCTGAAGAAGCACATCTGGACGGCGCTGTGGACCCATGGCGTCGGCGAGCGGCCGATCGACTCCTACCGCGTGCTCGAGTTCAATCGCCGGATGGCCCTCTTCTTCGACAAGGCGATGTATCACCTCGCGCGGGGCTACGAGTTGGCAGCGGCGGAATAG
- a CDS encoding 2Fe-2S iron-sulfur cluster binding domain-containing protein — protein MGGQNPYLKDAAVPPPTRAYTLKIIDAHGREHVIAVDPAALPRPTLGRPGSILDLATANGVELDHACGGLCACATCHVIVRAGLDTCNELSDDEEDQLDEAYGLTVNSRLACQCVPDGTSDVVVEIPAWNRNLAREAEH, from the coding sequence GTGGGTGGCCAGAACCCCTACCTGAAGGACGCGGCGGTGCCGCCGCCGACGCGCGCGTACACGCTCAAAATCATCGATGCGCATGGGCGTGAGCATGTCATCGCCGTCGATCCTGCCGCCCTGCCACGCCCGACGCTCGGCCGGCCCGGATCGATACTCGACCTGGCGACCGCAAACGGCGTCGAGCTTGATCACGCCTGCGGCGGACTGTGCGCATGCGCGACCTGCCATGTGATCGTCCGCGCGGGGCTCGACACGTGCAATGAGCTCAGCGACGACGAGGAAGACCAGCTCGACGAGGCCTACGGGCTGACGGTGAACTCGCGACTGGCGTGCCAATGCGTCCCTGACGGCACCAGCGATGTCGTCGTCGAGATCCCCGCGTGGAACCGCAACCTGGCGCGTGAGGCGGAGCATTAG
- a CDS encoding DUF1343 domain-containing protein, which translates to MSRAASALVLLAIVGVAPVLGQTPAKPETPAGGVLTGIDVLVRDNFSVLQGRKVGLITNQTGIDRLGRSTIELLRAAPGVELVVLFSPEHGLKGELDERVGDSQDPLSGLKVYSLYGETRRPTDEMLAGVDTLVYDIQDIGTRFYTYPATMGYALEEAAKRKLKFVVLDRPNPITGTRVFGPLNDRDGEFTAYHKVPLVHGMTMGELARMVNEERNIHADLEVVKVEGWRRGAWFDATLLPWVNPSPNMRSLTQAALYPAIGLIEACDVSVGRGTDTPFERLGAPWIDGLKLAARLNALPLKGVRFVPFQFTPNASKFKDQVCGGVQVLLTDRDAFDPLETGLAIVWELKDLFGENFDIDRVDRLLFGKAVVEAVKTGDAPLGYARLWQKDLEEFVQRRTKYLLYE; encoded by the coding sequence ATGTCGCGCGCTGCGAGTGCGCTTGTTTTGCTGGCGATCGTCGGCGTTGCTCCGGTGCTGGGCCAGACCCCTGCCAAACCAGAGACGCCGGCTGGCGGCGTTTTGACCGGCATCGATGTCCTGGTGCGCGACAACTTCAGCGTACTGCAGGGCCGCAAGGTCGGGCTGATCACGAACCAGACCGGCATCGATCGGCTGGGCCGCTCGACGATCGAGCTGCTGCGAGCGGCGCCCGGCGTCGAGCTGGTCGTACTGTTCAGCCCCGAGCACGGTCTGAAGGGCGAGCTGGACGAACGCGTCGGCGACAGCCAGGACCCGCTGAGCGGACTGAAGGTCTACAGTCTCTACGGCGAGACGCGGCGGCCGACGGACGAGATGCTCGCCGGCGTCGATACGCTGGTCTACGACATCCAGGACATCGGCACGCGGTTCTACACGTATCCCGCGACGATGGGCTACGCCCTCGAAGAGGCCGCCAAACGCAAGCTCAAGTTCGTCGTGCTCGACCGGCCGAACCCGATCACCGGCACGCGCGTCTTCGGACCGCTCAACGATCGCGACGGCGAATTCACCGCGTACCACAAGGTGCCGCTCGTGCACGGCATGACGATGGGCGAGCTGGCGCGGATGGTGAACGAGGAACGGAACATCCACGCGGACCTGGAGGTGGTCAAGGTCGAGGGCTGGCGGCGCGGGGCGTGGTTCGACGCGACACTGCTGCCCTGGGTGAACCCATCGCCGAACATGCGTTCATTGACGCAGGCCGCGCTGTACCCGGCGATCGGCCTCATCGAGGCGTGCGATGTGTCGGTCGGGCGCGGCACGGATACGCCGTTCGAGCGTCTGGGGGCGCCGTGGATTGACGGGCTGAAGCTGGCGGCGCGGCTGAATGCTTTGCCGCTGAAGGGCGTGCGCTTCGTGCCGTTTCAGTTCACGCCGAACGCGAGCAAGTTCAAGGACCAAGTCTGCGGCGGCGTGCAGGTGCTGCTGACGGATCGCGACGCGTTTGACCCGCTGGAAACCGGGCTGGCGATCGTGTGGGAGCTGAAGGACCTGTTCGGCGAGAACTTCGACATCGACCGGGTCGACCGGCTACTGTTCGGCAAGGCGGTCGTCGAGGCGGTGAAGACGGGGGATGCGCCGCTGGGCTACGCGCGGCTGTGGCAGAAGGACCTGGAAGAGTTCGTGCAGCGGCGGACGAAGTATCTGCTATACGAGTAA
- a CDS encoding secretin and TonB N-terminal domain-containing protein has protein sequence MLALALFPPWVAGQASPAGPDAAPPVQPSPGAAADLMRFVAKIATGGAPLEPGTPSAVAAGVEPGAAQVTPTEHGLLDVHARDLDIAALLEMLSYEARTNIVTSNRVTGRVSANLYGVTLEQALDAILTPNQLAFRRSGGTIFVGLPEEIAALQPPPETRVFRLRYIRPKEAAAALKSVLGDRATIMEGGGESETASSSGSSTLAAEMRSVATDYLIVTAHPAQLEMAERLLAELDQRPRQVLIESTVLRATLNESNQLGIDFTLLGGIDFQNVASTSNASADLTTGPLPAREFQDATFNMNTDFAGNVTGGGFTFGVISNNIAAFVRALEEVTDVAVVANPKVVALNKQQAEVIVGRRDGYLTTTVTETAAVQTVEFLETGTQIKFCPFINEDGSVRLSVHPKDSNGGLTAANLPFEETTEAHADILVNDGDTVLIGGLFRERTVNTRSQLPVLGNIPIAGLAFGSRNDQTIREEVIILLTVHVLKETDAERARNEALLDDVERIRVGSRMGLMGTGRERLAQAFYHAALADLERGHRDLALLNTRMTLHNQPKHMAAIKLKERLLDERIWDEEGTRMRSFVWDLIRNERTVPPEEAPPPYGRPATDGAPPPPLPTAEEGVSP, from the coding sequence GTGCTGGCCCTGGCATTGTTCCCACCGTGGGTCGCGGGCCAGGCGAGCCCAGCGGGGCCGGACGCGGCGCCGCCCGTCCAGCCCAGCCCCGGCGCCGCCGCCGACCTCATGCGCTTCGTCGCGAAAATCGCGACGGGGGGCGCCCCTCTTGAGCCCGGCACCCCCAGCGCCGTCGCCGCCGGCGTCGAGCCGGGCGCCGCCCAGGTGACGCCGACCGAGCACGGCCTGCTCGACGTCCACGCCCGCGACCTCGACATCGCGGCCCTGCTGGAGATGCTCAGCTACGAGGCGCGCACGAACATTGTCACCAGCAACCGCGTCACGGGACGGGTGTCCGCCAACCTGTATGGCGTCACGCTCGAGCAGGCCCTGGACGCAATCCTCACACCCAACCAGCTCGCGTTCCGACGGTCGGGCGGCACGATTTTCGTGGGGCTGCCCGAGGAGATCGCGGCGCTCCAGCCGCCGCCAGAGACGCGTGTGTTCCGGCTGCGCTACATCCGGCCGAAGGAAGCCGCGGCGGCGCTCAAGTCGGTGCTAGGTGACCGGGCGACGATCATGGAAGGTGGTGGGGAATCCGAAACCGCAAGTTCCAGTGGCTCCAGTACGCTGGCCGCCGAGATGCGCTCGGTCGCCACCGATTACCTGATCGTCACGGCGCACCCGGCCCAGCTCGAGATGGCGGAGCGCCTGCTGGCCGAGCTGGACCAGCGGCCCCGACAAGTCCTGATCGAGTCCACCGTCCTGCGCGCGACGCTCAACGAGAGCAACCAGCTAGGAATCGACTTCACGCTGCTCGGCGGCATCGACTTCCAGAACGTCGCGAGCACCAGCAACGCGTCGGCCGACCTGACCACCGGGCCACTGCCGGCCCGCGAGTTCCAGGACGCGACGTTCAACATGAACACCGACTTTGCCGGCAACGTCACCGGCGGCGGGTTCACATTCGGCGTGATCTCGAACAACATCGCGGCATTTGTGCGGGCCCTCGAAGAGGTCACCGACGTGGCCGTGGTGGCCAATCCCAAGGTGGTCGCGCTGAACAAGCAGCAAGCCGAGGTCATTGTCGGGCGGCGCGATGGCTATCTCACCACCACGGTGACCGAGACGGCGGCCGTGCAGACGGTGGAGTTCCTGGAGACCGGCACGCAGATCAAATTCTGCCCGTTCATCAACGAGGACGGTAGCGTGCGGCTCTCTGTGCACCCCAAGGACAGCAACGGCGGACTCACCGCCGCGAACCTGCCGTTCGAGGAGACGACGGAGGCCCACGCGGACATCCTGGTGAACGACGGCGATACGGTGCTGATCGGCGGCCTCTTCCGCGAGCGCACGGTGAACACGCGCAGCCAGTTGCCGGTCCTTGGCAACATCCCGATCGCCGGGCTCGCCTTCGGCAGCCGCAACGACCAAACCATCCGCGAGGAAGTCATCATCCTACTCACGGTGCACGTCCTGAAGGAGACGGACGCGGAACGCGCCCGCAACGAGGCGCTGCTCGACGACGTCGAGCGCATCCGGGTCGGCAGCCGCATGGGGCTGATGGGCACCGGGCGCGAGCGGCTGGCCCAGGCGTTCTATCATGCGGCGCTTGCGGACCTCGAGCGCGGACACCGCGATCTCGCCCTGCTCAACACCCGCATGACACTGCACAACCAGCCGAAGCACATGGCCGCGATCAAGCTCAAGGAGCGGCTGCTCGACGAACGCATCTGGGACGAGGAAGGCACACGCATGCGCAGCTTCGTCTGGGACCTGATCCGAAATGAGCGGACCGTGCCACCGGAGGAGGCACCGCCGCCGTACGGGCGTCCGGCGACCGATGGCGCTCCGCCCCCACCGCTGCCCACCGCTGAGGAAGGAGTGTCGCCATGA
- a CDS encoding prepilin-type N-terminal cleavage/methylation domain-containing protein, giving the protein MRGTPPIPARRSFSLVEVVVSVLIMGVMFVAALNTVGAARGGEYRLAEREQALLLAQALMAEILQQAYIDAAGAYGTWGLGSAEVTGTRSEFDDVDDYDDWQASPPQNKDGTPIAWAGDFGHAVDVAWVTAGNLSQTSSSETGIKRIVVTVTRGGRTLVSLTAFRTEAWRDPLDVLGAHP; this is encoded by the coding sequence ATGCGCGGCACTCCCCCCATCCCGGCACGCCGGTCATTCTCGCTGGTCGAGGTCGTCGTCTCCGTCCTGATCATGGGTGTGATGTTCGTCGCCGCCCTGAACACCGTCGGGGCCGCGCGGGGCGGCGAATACCGCCTCGCCGAACGCGAGCAGGCGCTGCTGCTGGCGCAGGCGCTCATGGCGGAAATCCTGCAGCAGGCCTATATCGACGCGGCAGGCGCCTATGGTACCTGGGGCCTGGGGTCAGCCGAGGTGACCGGCACCCGCAGCGAGTTCGACGACGTCGATGATTACGACGACTGGCAGGCGAGCCCGCCGCAGAACAAGGACGGCACGCCCATCGCGTGGGCCGGCGATTTCGGGCATGCCGTCGATGTGGCGTGGGTCACCGCAGGCAACCTCAGCCAGACGTCCAGCAGCGAGACGGGCATCAAGCGCATCGTCGTTACGGTCACGCGCGGCGGACGGACCCTCGTGTCGCTGACCGCCTTCCGGACGGAGGCCTGGCGCGACCCGCTCGACGTTTTGGGAGCGCACCCATGA
- a CDS encoding class I SAM-dependent methyltransferase yields MSEPSITSFENPDRHADASDIIRRHSTNPIDVRDAVLADLDLGFARQVLDLGCGFGFMAEALARRVAPQAQIIGIDACAANEAPFLARVAATGRTGRFVCRRIKAQLDWPDHSLDLIVASYSLYFFPDVLPDIARVLAPHGLFLAVTHTESSCRDLLRAAGLTLTDPRLLGDIRNFSVESAPRLLAPWFAEAERIDYQNALTFTRDQYDDFLTYLRFKLPLLLPESEPGGEIPRPLAKSIRAALARQPSVELEKNDAVFRCRGPRCP; encoded by the coding sequence ATGTCGGAACCGTCCATCACATCCTTCGAGAACCCGGACCGGCACGCGGACGCGTCGGACATCATTCGCCGCCACTCCACGAACCCAATCGACGTGCGCGACGCGGTGCTGGCGGACCTCGACCTCGGCTTCGCCCGCCAGGTGCTCGACCTCGGCTGCGGCTTCGGGTTCATGGCCGAGGCCCTCGCGCGGCGTGTCGCGCCGCAGGCCCAGATCATCGGCATCGACGCCTGCGCCGCCAACGAAGCCCCCTTCCTGGCCCGCGTCGCCGCCACTGGTCGGACCGGGCGTTTCGTCTGCCGGCGGATCAAGGCACAGCTCGACTGGCCGGACCACAGCCTGGACCTGATCGTCGCGAGCTATTCCCTGTACTTCTTCCCCGACGTGCTGCCGGACATCGCCCGCGTGCTCGCGCCGCACGGGCTGTTCCTGGCGGTCACGCACACCGAAAGCTCGTGCCGCGACCTGCTGCGCGCCGCCGGCCTCACGCTGACTGATCCGCGCCTGCTCGGTGACATCCGCAACTTCAGCGTGGAGAGCGCACCGCGCCTGCTCGCGCCCTGGTTCGCGGAAGCGGAGCGCATCGACTACCAGAACGCACTCACGTTCACGCGCGACCAGTACGACGATTTCCTCACGTATCTCCGCTTCAAGTTGCCGCTCCTGCTGCCGGAGTCCGAGCCCGGCGGCGAGATTCCGCGCCCGCTGGCCAAGTCGATCCGCGCCGCGCTGGCCCGCCAGCCGAGCGTCGAGCTCGAGAAGAACGACGCCGTCTTCCGTTGCCGGGGGCCGCGATGCCCGTAG
- a CDS encoding prepilin-type N-terminal cleavage/methylation domain-containing protein, giving the protein MRPRTPTTGGDIDRTTMRRRRRHSYCGFTLVELVIGMAVATILLAGLASAVMLAAQALPGTERLADKLLQQARVLDQLVGELQYALFFAERSTQAITFTVADRNGDGSPERIRYAWSGTAGDPLTRQYNGGTVVNVLENVHQFNLGYDLKSATESYAGLWVEGAEELVNSYVGYLSLNDYTIQSSKWIGQYFQPTAVAFPVGQASWRLTRVQFQAKRDGAADGIILVQIRKPTADYTPSSNILEQQTLLESSLGTTYAWKEVSFQRLCGLVPGEGVCLVLAYGPGSGNAAKVQFDSSGGTDRLITSNAGSSWTRDTSRSLNYRAYGAVSTPGPDQTITRQYVTAVRVALQAGADATSQVTASARALNTPEVLAGYWEADFSANPTVLDVNADGVGDWVRRDGQAFSEATLSGGVWDVDSTLDSQPNCDFTALTTIDLRLRNTTTIGNPVVFAFNADWVGSNVAPLLIRLQRKADGTQALRVYGQTDAATDVELAQAAGLQDFVTLRLLIDPGRNSVNVRVNGTEVGTFAYYTFTAASYNHFASLLANTTGLDVDYARIRVGGS; this is encoded by the coding sequence ATGAGGCCGCGCACGCCCACGACCGGCGGCGACATCGACCGGACGACCATGCGACGCAGACGGCGACATTCCTATTGCGGCTTCACCCTGGTCGAGCTGGTGATCGGCATGGCGGTGGCGACGATCCTGCTGGCCGGATTGGCGTCGGCCGTGATGCTGGCGGCGCAGGCGCTGCCGGGCACGGAGCGGCTGGCGGACAAGCTGCTTCAACAGGCCCGCGTGCTCGATCAACTGGTGGGGGAGCTGCAGTATGCCCTGTTCTTTGCCGAGCGCAGCACGCAGGCGATCACGTTCACCGTGGCGGATCGCAACGGCGATGGCTCGCCCGAGCGCATCCGTTACGCCTGGTCGGGCACAGCCGGTGATCCGCTGACGCGCCAGTACAATGGCGGGACCGTCGTCAATGTGCTGGAGAACGTCCACCAGTTTAATCTGGGCTATGACTTGAAAAGTGCGACGGAATCCTACGCCGGCTTGTGGGTCGAGGGCGCGGAAGAGCTGGTTAACAGCTACGTGGGCTACCTGTCCCTGAACGACTACACGATTCAGAGCAGCAAGTGGATCGGACAGTACTTTCAACCCACCGCCGTGGCGTTTCCGGTCGGGCAGGCCAGTTGGCGGCTGACGCGCGTCCAGTTTCAGGCCAAACGCGACGGGGCCGCCGACGGAATCATCCTCGTGCAGATTCGCAAACCGACCGCCGACTACACACCCTCGAGCAACATACTGGAACAACAGACTCTGCTGGAGTCGAGCCTGGGGACGACCTACGCCTGGAAGGAGGTGAGCTTCCAGAGGTTATGCGGCCTGGTTCCGGGCGAGGGAGTCTGCCTGGTCCTGGCGTACGGCCCCGGCAGCGGCAACGCCGCGAAGGTCCAGTTCGACAGTTCCGGCGGCACGGACCGTCTGATCACCAGCAACGCCGGGTCGTCTTGGACGCGTGATACCAGCCGGTCGCTCAACTATCGCGCCTACGGCGCGGTGTCCACGCCGGGCCCGGACCAGACGATCACGCGGCAGTACGTGACGGCGGTACGCGTCGCGCTGCAGGCCGGCGCGGATGCCACGTCCCAGGTCACCGCGTCGGCGCGGGCGTTGAACACGCCCGAAGTGCTCGCCGGGTACTGGGAGGCGGACTTCAGCGCCAATCCCACCGTGCTGGACGTGAATGCGGACGGGGTGGGTGACTGGGTGCGGCGGGACGGGCAGGCGTTCAGTGAGGCCACCTTGAGTGGAGGTGTCTGGGATGTGGATAGTACGCTCGACTCGCAGCCGAATTGCGACTTCACCGCGCTGACCACGATCGATCTGCGCCTGCGCAACACAACGACGATTGGCAACCCGGTGGTGTTCGCCTTCAACGCGGATTGGGTGGGCAGCAACGTCGCACCCCTGCTGATCAGGCTCCAGCGGAAGGCGGATGGCACGCAAGCGCTGCGGGTGTATGGCCAGACGGACGCCGCCACCGACGTGGAATTGGCCCAGGCCGCGGGGCTCCAAGACTTCGTGACGCTGCGGCTGCTGATCGATCCGGGCCGCAACAGTGTCAACGTCCGCGTGAACGGGACCGAGGTCGGCACGTTCGCCTACTACACGTTTACCGCGGCGAGCTACAACCACTTCGCCAGCTTGCTGGCCAACACCACGGGCCTGGACGTGGACTACGCGCGCATCCGCGTGGGAGGCAGTTGA
- a CDS encoding tetratricopeptide repeat protein has protein sequence MTRRWLPVLPAVTLLLAAGCQGTMPKAREEGTRRWNTARAQVKARLAAEQIATGNVAGAAAELAEADRLDPNDESRIPLRARVWLAQGQTDRALAALRKAHLDGPAQAEVDYLLGVALQQQQRWDDALAAYRRAAECDQQHVAYPVAVAQTLLQLGKPAEARAALTARAQQFEWTDAYQATLAECCEQSNDWVGAATAWQRIAASPQAGAEQRERLATALFRAGRTAEATPLLVDIVGSADGTPASGLRLMLAECYLEQGNSAAARTQAQLVLQANSEHLLAQRTLARALAQSGDLAGALRVAQQALQQDRKDARSLELVSALAARTGDAKLATSAAQALLARDAENPVALAVLQQPTP, from the coding sequence ATGACGCGTCGCTGGCTGCCGGTCCTGCCCGCGGTGACACTGCTGCTCGCCGCCGGCTGCCAAGGCACGATGCCCAAGGCACGCGAGGAAGGCACGCGGCGCTGGAACACGGCGCGGGCCCAGGTGAAGGCCCGACTGGCCGCGGAACAGATTGCCACGGGCAACGTCGCCGGTGCCGCGGCCGAGCTGGCCGAGGCCGATCGGCTGGATCCCAATGATGAAAGCCGGATTCCGCTGCGTGCGCGCGTCTGGCTGGCACAGGGGCAGACGGATCGCGCGCTCGCGGCGCTCCGCAAGGCTCACCTTGATGGTCCCGCGCAGGCCGAGGTGGACTACCTGCTGGGCGTCGCGCTGCAACAGCAGCAGCGCTGGGACGACGCCCTGGCCGCGTATCGCCGGGCCGCCGAATGCGATCAGCAGCACGTGGCCTACCCGGTCGCCGTCGCGCAGACACTGTTGCAGCTCGGGAAGCCGGCCGAAGCGCGGGCGGCACTGACCGCACGCGCGCAGCAGTTCGAATGGACCGATGCCTACCAGGCCACGCTCGCCGAGTGCTGCGAGCAGTCGAACGATTGGGTCGGGGCCGCCACCGCCTGGCAGCGGATCGCCGCGTCGCCCCAGGCGGGCGCCGAACAGCGCGAGCGCCTGGCGACAGCGTTGTTTCGGGCGGGTCGCACCGCCGAGGCTACCCCTCTGCTGGTCGACATCGTTGGTAGCGCCGACGGCACGCCGGCAAGCGGCCTCCGCCTGATGCTGGCCGAGTGTTACCTGGAGCAGGGGAACAGCGCCGCGGCCCGCACGCAGGCTCAACTCGTGTTGCAGGCCAATTCCGAGCACTTGCTGGCCCAGCGCACGCTGGCGCGGGCTTTGGCACAGTCTGGGGACCTGGCGGGGGCCCTGCGCGTCGCGCAGCAGGCGCTGCAGCAGGATCGCAAGGACGCGCGGAGCTTGGAGCTGGTCAGTGCCCTGGCGGCGCGCACTGGCGACGCGAAGCTGGCAACATCGGCGGCGCAGGCCCTACTGGCCCGCGACGCAGAGAACCCCGTGGCCCTGGCCGTGCTCCAGCAGCCGACGCCGTGA